From Tiliqua scincoides isolate rTilSci1 chromosome 2, rTilSci1.hap2, whole genome shotgun sequence, the proteins below share one genomic window:
- the LOC136641614 gene encoding olfactory receptor 10X1-like: MKRNQTHVTEFILIGFSMFPELQPFLFVTFFIMYILTLMGNTLIMIVIGLDQSLHVPMYIFLFALSVSETFYGFAIVPKMLVDLVSVSKIISFAGCAAQMIFFLGLGGTNCLILTFMGYDRFLAICYPLRYPILMNVRVIVWLVAISWVGGFFISLTEAAVVFTVPYCSSNTINHFFCHMRTVVKLACSDDNTAEMIVSVTSTVGLAGSFLFIMLTYAFILSTILSIPSTESRQKAFSTCASHLTVVIVHYGFAAIIYFKSNTKDSSDNDTLVSLPYTIITPFLSPMIFTLRNKDIKIAVSKVVSQKIFPSMI, translated from the coding sequence ATGAAGAGGAATCAAACACACGTGACAGAATTTATCCTGATTGGGTTTTCCATGTTTCCAGAGCTGcagccttttctttttgttacGTTCTTCATCATGTACATCCTAACTTTGATGGGAAATACGCTGATAATGATAGTCATCGGGTTGGATCAGAGCCTCCACGTCCCCATGTATATCTTCCTTTTTGCTTTGTCTGTTTCTGAGACGTTTTACGGTTTTGCCATTGTCCCCAAAATGCTGGTGGATTTGGTATCAGTAAGTAAAATAATCTCTTTTGCTGGATGTGCAGCACAAATGATTTTCTTCCTTGGACTGGGTGGCACAAACTGTCTCATCCTAACATTCATGGGCTATGACCGATTCCTAGCTATATGCTATCCCTTGCGTTATCCAATCCTCATGAATGTGAGGGTGATTGTATGGCTTGTAGCTATTTCTTGGGTTGGGGGATTTTTCATATCTCTAACTGAAGCCGCTGTGGTCTTTACAGTGCCTTATTGTAGCTCTAATACTATCaaccatttcttttgccataTGAGGACAGTGGTTAAACTAGCTTGCAGTGATGACAACACTGCTGAAATGATAGTCTCTGTTACCTCCACTGTGGGCTTAGCAGGCAGTTTCCTGTTCATCATGTTGACATATGCCTTTATCTTGTCTACCATCCTGAGCATTCCCTCCACTGAGAGCCggcagaaagccttctccacttgtgCCTCCCATCTCACTGTGGTGATTGTGCACTATGGGTTTGCCGCCATCATCTACTTCAAGTCAAATACCAAGGACAGCTCAGATAATGATACTCTAGTATCATTACCGTATACCATAATAACTCCATTTCTCAGTCCTATGATATTTACCTTGAGAAACAAGGACATCAAAATTGCTGTAAGTAAAGTAGTCAGCCAAAAAATTTTTCCCTCAATGATATGA
- the LOC136638870 gene encoding olfactory receptor 10X1-like, with product MKRNQTHVTEFILIGFSMFPELQPFLFVMFFIMYILTLMGNMLIMIVIGLDQSLHVPMYIFLFALSVSETFYGFAIVPKMLVDLVSVSKIISFAGCAAQMIFFHGLGGTNCLILTCMGYDRYLAICYPLRYPILMNVRVIVWLVAISWVGGFLISLTEAAVVFTVPYCSSNTINHFFCHMRTVVKLACSDDNTAEMIVSVTSTVGLAGSFLFIMLTYAFILSTILSIPSTESRQKAFSTCASHLTVVIVHYGFATIFNFKSNTSLDNDALVSLPYTIITPFLSPMIFTLRNKDIKIALKKAVSQKKFSSMI from the coding sequence ATGAAGAGGAATCAAACACACGTGACAGAATTTATCCTGATTGGGTTTTCCATGTTTCCAGAGCTGcagccttttctttttgttatgTTCTTCATCATGTACATCCTAACTTTGATGGGAAATATGCTGATAATGATAGTCATCGGGTTGGATCAGAGCCTCCACGTCCCCATGTATATCTTCCTTTTTGCTTTGTCTGTTTCTGAGACTTTTTACGGTTTTGCCATTGTCCCCAAAATGCTGGTGGATTTGGTATCAGTAAGTAAAATAATCTCTTTTGCTGGATGTGCAGCACAAATGATTTTCTTCCATGGACTGGGTGGCACAAACTGTCTCATTCTAACATGCATGGGCTATGACCGATATCTAGCTATATGCTACCCCTTGCGTTACCCAATCCTCATGAATGTGAGGGTGATTGTATGGCTTGTAGCTATTTCTTGGGTTGGGGGATTTCTCATATCTCTAACTGAAGCCGCTGTAGTCTTTACAGTGCCTTATTGTAGCTCTAATACTATCAACCATTTTTTTTGCCATATGAGGACAGTGGTTAAACTAGCTTGCAGTGATGACAACACTGCTGAAATGATAGTCTCTGTTACTTCCACTGTGGGCTTAGCAGGCAGTTTCCTGTTCATCATGTTGACATATGCCTTTATCTTGTCTACCATCCTGAGCATTCCCTCCACTGAGAGCCggcagaaagccttctccacttgtgcctcccacctcactgtggtgaTTGTGCACTATGGGTTTGCCACCATCTTCAACTTCAAGTCAAATACCAGCTTAGATAATGACGCTTTAGTATCATTACCGTATACCATAATAACTCCATTTCTCAGTCCTATGATATTTACCTTGAGAAACAAGGACATCAAAATTGCCTTAAAGAAAGCAGTCAGCCAAAAAAAATTTTCCTCAATGATATGA